One window from the genome of Ictidomys tridecemlineatus isolate mIctTri1 chromosome 12, mIctTri1.hap1, whole genome shotgun sequence encodes:
- the Cimip5 gene encoding ciliary microtubule inner protein 5, with amino-acid sequence MGTRPTPGLQRTTSAGYRLPTTGRPASVSPAARGGPAAGRGPAGGGQAPREAQGVQRDQLWRELVEAEGRGRRRWAENWSFLKDYDPMGNRKEPEKLPDSVPLFSDTLPNSANQVVGSRVDTPLGRTLIRMDFSFTQGVRKKKLEDELQPA; translated from the exons ATGGGGACCCGCCCCACCCCCGGGCTCCAGAGAACCACATCCGCGGGCTACCGACTGCCCACCACCGGGCGGCCGGCCTCAGTCTCCCCGGCTGCCCGAGGTGGCCCTGCGGCCGGCAGGGGTCCCGCTGGTGGCGGCCAGGCCCCGCGGGAGGCCCAGGGCGTGCAGCGGGACCAGCTGTGGCGGGAGCTGGTGGAGGCCGAGGGGCGCGGCCGGCGGCGCTG GGCTGAGAACTGGAGTTTCCTGAAAGACTATGACCCGATG GGCAATAGGAAGGAGCCTGAGAAGCTGCCGGACTCCGTGCCCCTCTTCTCGGACACACTCCCCAATTCCGCAAACCAGGTTGTGGGCAGCAGGGTGGACACGCCCCTGGGGAGGACCCTCATCCGCATGGACTTCTCGTTCACCCAAGGAGTTAGGAAGAAGAAGCTGGAGGACGAGCTGCAGCCGGCCTAG